A window from Chitinophaga filiformis encodes these proteins:
- a CDS encoding LytR/AlgR family response regulator transcription factor, which produces MRTIIVDDEKLSRSVLKLLLEKHCPAVDIVAVCADGISALEAIEKYQPDLVFLDVEMPGLNGFEVLQECREASFSVIVTTSYDHYALDAIRHNALDYLLKPIIREDLVDAVDKAMMRQRQKGQSEEKTDSLMEFLHQHLYPGERLALPSPEGLRMLLVKDILYCVAEGESTCIHLINGAEPSFVCRSLKEVEGLLKNKGFFRVHHSYLVNLNYMDRYIKGDGGDIIMTDGSCIPVSRQRKQEFMERIEKL; this is translated from the coding sequence ATGCGCACCATTATCGTGGATGATGAAAAACTTAGCAGAAGTGTATTAAAGCTTTTGCTGGAGAAACATTGCCCTGCAGTAGATATAGTGGCCGTTTGCGCTGATGGGATCTCTGCACTGGAGGCAATAGAAAAATATCAACCGGATCTGGTTTTCCTGGATGTAGAAATGCCGGGATTGAATGGATTTGAAGTCCTGCAGGAATGCAGGGAGGCTTCGTTTTCCGTTATTGTTACCACTTCATATGATCATTATGCCCTGGACGCGATCCGCCATAATGCCTTGGACTATCTGCTCAAGCCAATTATCAGGGAAGACCTGGTAGACGCCGTTGATAAGGCAATGATGCGGCAAAGGCAAAAGGGACAGTCAGAGGAAAAAACAGATTCCCTGATGGAATTCCTGCATCAGCATCTTTACCCCGGCGAAAGATTGGCACTTCCAAGCCCCGAAGGCCTGAGAATGCTGCTGGTAAAAGACATCCTTTATTGCGTAGCCGAAGGGGAAAGCACTTGTATTCACCTGATAAATGGCGCCGAACCTTCATTTGTATGCCGCTCTTTAAAAGAAGTGGAAGGATTGCTGAAGAACAAAGGCTTCTTCAGGGTGCATCACAGTTACCTGGTCAATCTGAACTATATGGACAGGTATATCAAGGGCGATGGAGGAGATATCATTATGACTGACGGTAGTTGTATACCCGTTTCCCGTCAGCGCAAGCAGGAGTTTATGGAAAGGATCGAAAAGCTTTAG
- a CDS encoding sensor histidine kinase: MFYIREKHIKQASTKEISRQQLIHLEMHAFQAQMDPHFIFNSLNAIHHYILTTSTDLASLYLTRFARLMRLIIRNCNREWINLEEDIEALELYLQLEQLRFGPQFDYELQIAPDVFQQVTFVPPLIIQPYIQEAIWRRLLLRPAKTGGCLRISISRENEMLSVRIEDNGIHQAPSGDDAHLSQGITIAAARLEAINERYNMRAGITEQELYNEMQQPSGHLVIISMQQIAAREAVM, from the coding sequence GTGTTTTATATACGCGAGAAGCATATAAAGCAGGCTTCAACAAAAGAGATAAGCAGGCAGCAGCTGATACACCTGGAAATGCACGCATTCCAGGCGCAGATGGATCCTCATTTTATCTTCAATAGCCTGAACGCTATACATCACTACATCCTTACTACCAGTACAGATCTGGCTTCCCTCTACCTGACCCGCTTTGCGCGCCTGATGCGCCTTATTATCCGTAACTGTAACCGGGAATGGATAAACCTAGAAGAGGACATTGAGGCGCTGGAACTGTATTTACAGCTGGAGCAGCTCCGCTTTGGCCCCCAGTTCGACTATGAGCTGCAAATCGCTCCCGACGTCTTCCAGCAGGTCACATTTGTACCTCCTCTCATTATTCAGCCTTACATCCAGGAAGCCATCTGGCGCAGGTTGTTGTTACGCCCGGCCAAGACGGGAGGTTGCCTGCGGATCAGTATAAGCAGGGAAAATGAAATGCTTTCCGTTCGGATCGAAGATAATGGTATCCATCAGGCCCCCTCCGGCGATGATGCCCATCTTTCCCAGGGAATCACGATCGCTGCAGCCAGACTGGAAGCTATTAACGAGCGGTATAATATGCGTGCGGGTATAACAGAGCAGGAACTTTACAATGAAATGCAACAACCAAGCGGTCATCTTGTTATTATTAGTATGCAGCAAATCGCTGCCAGAGAGGCCGTAATGTAA
- a CDS encoding response regulator transcription factor has protein sequence MKEATKASILLVEDEENLQEALKLNLELEGYEVTAVDNGTAALKAVKNEYFDLIILDIMLPEMDGIAVCENIRIQNNEVPILFLSAKNSSADRVLGLKKGGDDYMTKPFNLEELLLRVEKLIVKNKRIQDKDSVSTVYRFGSNEIDFAAQECIGKDGKHYELSKKETMLLKLLIENKGEVVTREKILQVVWGYNVYPTTRTIDNFILNFRKYFEEDSRNSRYFHSVRGVGYKFTE, from the coding sequence ATGAAGGAAGCTACTAAGGCATCCATACTACTGGTAGAGGACGAAGAAAACCTCCAGGAGGCCCTGAAACTGAACCTGGAGCTGGAGGGATATGAAGTAACAGCTGTAGATAATGGCACCGCCGCTTTAAAGGCGGTAAAGAACGAATATTTTGACCTGATCATCCTGGATATCATGCTGCCGGAAATGGACGGTATTGCCGTTTGTGAGAACATCCGTATCCAGAATAATGAAGTCCCCATCCTGTTCCTCAGTGCGAAGAACAGCAGCGCAGACCGTGTACTGGGCCTGAAGAAGGGCGGGGACGATTATATGACCAAGCCCTTTAACCTGGAAGAGCTGCTACTGCGCGTGGAAAAGCTGATCGTCAAAAATAAACGCATACAGGATAAGGACAGTGTATCCACCGTATATCGTTTCGGAAGCAACGAGATCGACTTTGCCGCACAGGAATGCATCGGTAAAGACGGAAAACACTATGAACTAAGCAAGAAAGAAACGATGTTACTGAAATTGCTCATCGAAAATAAGGGCGAGGTAGTAACCCGTGAAAAGATCCTGCAGGTAGTATGGGGTTATAATGTTTACCCTACCACCCGTACAATTGATAACTTTATTCTCAATTTCCGTAAATATTTTGAAGAGGATAGCCGGAATTCCAGGTACTTTCACTCAGTAAGAGGGGTGGGATACAAGTTCACGGAATAG
- a CDS encoding sensor histidine kinase: MKRLFRKMEGRSGIHFVYLFVLAYTILALVWWGVLLFNQSEQITRFEMQNLMLRTDSIAHPVEFHQESDRIQTTEERRSVMFFGEGIIFLAIILLGGFFVYRSIWKQMRLSQQQQNFMMAVTHELKSPIAAAKLNLETLRKHKLDEEKRLKLLDNTIRETNRLDQLCNNILLASQMEAQRYQLFREDINFSDLLETGIREMQSRISTHTIQAHILPDVWINGDKFMLQILLSNLVENAVKYAPRHTVIDVTLEECSGSMLKLKVTDEGPGIPVDERDRIFLKFYRIGNENTRKAKGSGLGLFLSRKIVQQHGGAIVVKDNVPAGASFEITWPVYSIQRV, encoded by the coding sequence ATGAAAAGGCTATTCCGTAAAATGGAGGGAAGAAGTGGTATCCACTTCGTATATCTTTTTGTACTGGCATATACCATCCTCGCGCTGGTATGGTGGGGGGTACTCCTGTTCAACCAGAGTGAACAGATCACCCGCTTTGAAATGCAGAACCTGATGCTCCGGACTGACAGTATTGCACATCCGGTGGAATTTCACCAGGAATCAGACCGTATACAGACCACCGAAGAGAGACGTTCTGTCATGTTCTTTGGAGAAGGTATTATCTTTCTGGCTATTATTTTGCTGGGAGGATTCTTCGTATACCGCTCTATCTGGAAGCAGATGCGCTTATCCCAGCAGCAGCAGAATTTCATGATGGCGGTCACACATGAACTGAAATCGCCCATCGCTGCCGCAAAACTAAACCTGGAAACGCTCCGTAAACACAAGCTGGATGAGGAAAAGCGACTAAAGCTACTGGATAACACCATCCGGGAGACCAACCGTCTGGACCAGCTTTGCAACAATATTCTGCTGGCTTCCCAGATGGAAGCGCAACGATATCAGCTGTTCCGTGAGGACATTAATTTCTCCGATCTGCTGGAAACGGGGATCAGGGAAATGCAATCACGCATTTCGACACATACGATACAGGCACATATTTTGCCAGATGTGTGGATCAATGGAGATAAATTCATGCTGCAGATCCTGCTGAGCAACCTGGTCGAAAACGCTGTTAAATATGCTCCCAGACATACTGTGATCGATGTAACGCTGGAAGAATGCAGCGGAAGCATGTTGAAACTGAAGGTAACAGACGAGGGGCCTGGCATCCCGGTGGATGAGCGGGACAGGATCTTTCTCAAGTTTTATCGTATAGGCAATGAAAATACGCGTAAAGCAAAAGGGTCCGGGCTCGGATTGTTCCTCAGCAGAAAGATCGTACAGCAGCATGGAGGTGCGATTGTCGTGAAAGATAACGTACCTGCGGGCGCCAGTTTTGAGATAACCTGGCCCGTATATTCCATTCAAAGAGTGTAA
- a CDS encoding gliding motility lipoprotein GldH: MNKLCRIIVAAGMLVTAACQPLKMDTYEKNLDIPGHEWSYAYKPVFEVTVQPQDTAYLYNIYVNVRHKDSYPFSNIWLQVHTQFPGEKPVTQRVELPLADMSGKWLGSGLDDIYEHKIPIQQNAILNKPGTYKFTFEQNMRQNPLPDIMNVGLRIEKAGLRKNEKAIP; encoded by the coding sequence ATGAATAAACTCTGCCGGATTATTGTGGCAGCGGGAATGCTGGTAACAGCGGCCTGTCAGCCACTGAAGATGGACACCTATGAAAAGAACCTGGATATTCCGGGGCATGAATGGTCCTATGCCTATAAACCTGTTTTTGAGGTTACCGTGCAGCCTCAGGACACGGCATACCTTTACAATATCTATGTAAATGTACGGCATAAAGACTCCTACCCTTTCAGCAATATATGGTTGCAGGTACATACCCAGTTCCCGGGAGAAAAACCGGTAACACAAAGGGTAGAACTACCTTTGGCAGATATGAGCGGCAAATGGCTGGGTAGCGGGCTGGATGACATTTATGAGCATAAGATCCCCATCCAGCAGAATGCCATCCTGAACAAGCCGGGTACATACAAGTTTACTTTTGAACAAAACATGCGGCAAAATCCGTTGCCGGACATCATGAATGTAGGCCTGCGGATTGAGAAAGCCGGGTTGCGAAAAAATGAAAAGGCTATTCCGTAA
- a CDS encoding YicC/YloC family endoribonuclease, whose amino-acid sequence MLKSMTGFGRAETTKGETTIVVEVKSLNGKQFEVNLKISPLLKPYEFDIRNKLQQTLLRGTLDATVNIRQNGATRPVVINTDLAKYYHSTITSLATELNLPQEDMLNVLMKLPEVVSPATEQISEEEWLEVEKVIHLAVTDLDAHRLDEGQMLSADLLLRIENIESYCIKVRELDPLRKDRVRQRLEALLAEHVGKENVDENRLEQELIFYLEKLDISEELIRLENHCRYFKEILAEADPSKGKKLGFVLQEVGREINTTGSKANDANIQQWVVLMKDELEKAKEQVLNVL is encoded by the coding sequence ATGCTGAAATCAATGACCGGCTTTGGAAGGGCGGAAACTACCAAGGGCGAGACCACAATAGTGGTTGAAGTAAAATCGCTCAATGGTAAGCAATTTGAGGTAAACCTGAAGATTTCCCCGCTGTTGAAGCCTTATGAGTTTGATATCCGTAACAAGCTGCAGCAAACCCTCTTGCGCGGTACCCTGGATGCGACGGTAAATATAAGGCAAAACGGGGCTACCCGTCCGGTGGTCATTAATACTGATCTGGCTAAATATTACCATAGCACTATTACTTCTCTGGCTACAGAACTGAATCTTCCCCAGGAAGACATGCTGAATGTACTGATGAAGCTGCCCGAAGTGGTATCGCCGGCTACAGAACAGATCTCTGAAGAAGAATGGCTGGAGGTGGAAAAGGTGATCCATCTGGCAGTTACCGACCTGGATGCCCATCGCCTGGATGAAGGACAGATGCTGTCGGCAGACCTGCTGCTGCGTATAGAAAACATAGAATCCTACTGTATAAAGGTCCGAGAACTGGATCCGCTGCGTAAAGACAGGGTGCGTCAGCGACTGGAAGCCCTGCTGGCAGAACATGTGGGGAAGGAAAATGTGGATGAGAACCGCCTGGAACAGGAATTGATCTTTTACCTGGAGAAACTCGATATTTCCGAAGAACTTATCAGGCTGGAAAACCACTGCCGTTATTTCAAGGAGATCCTGGCAGAGGCAGATCCTTCAAAGGGAAAGAAACTGGGCTTCGTGCTCCAGGAAGTTGGACGCGAGATCAATACGACCGGTTCCAAAGCGAATGATGCCAACATTCAGCAATGGGTGGTGCTCATGAAAGATGAACTGGAAAAGGCAAAAGAACAGGTGCTGAATGTACTGTGA
- a CDS encoding pseudouridine synthase: protein MSLKYFIIYKPFQVLTRFGKEEGKESLADYFKVPSDVYPVGRLDYDSEGLLILTNDKSLTNRLLDPKFAHEREYWVQVDGAVTPEAVQQLKQGVKIAVDGKQYLTRRCQAALFETDPVVPERNPPIRFRKLIPAPWIRLVLGEGKNRQVRKMTAAVGFPTLRLIRYRIGRVTVDGLEPGQMREMGQKELYDMLFR from the coding sequence ATGTCACTTAAATACTTTATTATATATAAGCCTTTCCAGGTGCTGACCCGTTTCGGGAAGGAGGAAGGAAAGGAGAGCCTGGCGGATTACTTTAAAGTTCCTTCGGATGTTTATCCGGTTGGCAGGCTCGACTATGACAGTGAGGGCCTGCTCATTCTTACCAACGATAAGTCGCTGACAAACAGGTTGCTGGATCCGAAATTTGCCCACGAAAGGGAATATTGGGTCCAGGTAGATGGTGCGGTGACACCCGAAGCAGTGCAACAACTGAAACAAGGGGTAAAGATCGCCGTAGACGGCAAGCAATATTTAACCCGGCGTTGCCAGGCCGCTTTATTTGAAACCGATCCTGTTGTACCGGAACGTAATCCACCTATCCGTTTCCGTAAGCTTATCCCTGCTCCCTGGATCAGGTTAGTGCTCGGCGAGGGTAAAAACCGGCAGGTCAGAAAGATGACAGCGGCTGTGGGTTTTCCTACGTTGAGACTTATCCGTTACCGGATAGGCCGCGTCACTGTAGATGGGCTGGAGCCAGGACAGATGCGGGAAATGGGGCAAAAGGAACTCTATGATATGCTCTTCAGGTAA
- a CDS encoding Crp/Fnr family transcriptional regulator, with protein sequence MQTETMCTPFHNASCTNCQDRFGSILFKAEKCNLEEIESAKVCTMYKKGQIVFQEGAYPFGIYCVNTGKIKLSHCGDDGREQIVRLCKPGDIIGYKALLSAERYTASAIALDDSSVCFIPKDLFMSVLQKDASLSLEMMRILASELRKAEMKITHLAQKPVRERLAETLLFIKETYGVEQDGYTLNVRLSREEIANLVGTATESAIRLLSEFKKDGLIELQGKKIRLLNPEELTRTANLQD encoded by the coding sequence TTGCAGACTGAAACTATGTGTACGCCTTTCCATAACGCTTCATGTACGAATTGCCAGGACCGCTTTGGATCAATTTTATTCAAAGCGGAGAAGTGCAATCTGGAAGAGATCGAATCTGCCAAGGTGTGTACTATGTACAAAAAAGGCCAGATCGTATTCCAGGAAGGCGCATACCCCTTCGGCATTTACTGCGTGAACACCGGCAAGATTAAACTGTCACATTGTGGCGATGATGGCCGGGAACAGATCGTGCGTCTATGTAAACCAGGCGACATTATCGGCTATAAGGCGCTCCTCAGTGCAGAACGTTACACCGCTTCTGCGATTGCCCTCGACGATTCTTCCGTATGTTTCATTCCCAAAGACCTTTTTATGAGCGTATTGCAGAAAGATGCCAGCCTTTCCCTCGAAATGATGCGCATCCTGGCCAGTGAGCTCAGAAAAGCAGAGATGAAGATCACCCACCTGGCCCAGAAACCCGTACGTGAGCGCCTGGCAGAAACCCTGCTTTTCATAAAAGAAACCTATGGCGTGGAACAGGATGGTTATACGCTCAACGTCCGCCTCTCCCGCGAGGAAATCGCCAACCTGGTAGGTACCGCTACAGAATCGGCCATACGCCTGCTTTCCGAGTTCAAAAAAGATGGGCTGATCGAATTGCAGGGTAAAAAGATCCGCCTCCTGAACCCTGAAGAGCTGACCCGTACAGCCAACCTGCAGGATTGA
- a CDS encoding heavy metal translocating P-type ATPase, which produces MATIAVAPDTKLKCAHCGEDCPDGKILLDDKHFCCEGCKLVYEILNENGLCDYYTLNNNPGQSQRIPVRKDKFAFLDDNKIQQQLIQFQDDTQTHVTFYIPHIHCSSCLWLLENLHHLDAGVQRVNVNFAKKEAMIVFRQQETSLRHIAETLTSIGYEPYISLQDLRQQKPRIQRDLVYRLGVAGFCFGNIMLLSFPEYFSHYGYADVKMNHIFRWLNLTLSLPVFFYSAQVFFRSAWGGLKSGFLNIDLPIVLAIIVTFVRSLTDVLTDSGGGYFDSMTGIVFFMLVGRILQDKTYQGLSFDRDYTAYFPIAITVLKDKQQIPTALPDIKTNDTLLIHNQELIPADGILLKGNAIIDYSFVTGEAVPVQKSTGEIVYAGGKQLEGNIEILTIKEVAQSYLTSLWNREELKRPREKKPSFIHLLSRYFTWVVLTIAIITATYWWAYDPSRIWPAVTAVLIVACPCALLLAASFTNGHILRILSRHHLYLRNADAIERLADVDHIVFDKTGTLTGKATSSVSYQGMPLTKEKLWAIGTLAAQSTHPLSKMIASFCGKDENLPVRNFRSVAANGISGWVQYNFIQLGNAAFTGTTSKIETDGSTVYITIDGQQTGCFIIRHHYREGIPALLQHLQKKYALSLLSGDNDAEAAYLQEMMGSSASLHFAQKPADKLGYVLSLQKQGHRVLMIGDGLNDAGALKQSDVGISLTENSNNFTPASDGILEADQLIQLPRFIRTCKNNKRIIVATFIISLLYNFIGLFFAVQGILSPLTAAILMPASSISIVLLTYGLSEWLDRP; this is translated from the coding sequence ATGGCAACAATAGCTGTCGCGCCCGATACCAAACTGAAATGTGCTCACTGTGGGGAAGACTGCCCGGACGGGAAAATACTACTGGACGACAAGCATTTTTGCTGTGAGGGATGTAAACTCGTATACGAGATCCTGAACGAAAACGGTCTCTGCGACTACTATACACTTAATAACAATCCTGGCCAGTCGCAACGGATCCCCGTCAGAAAAGATAAATTCGCCTTCCTGGACGATAACAAAATACAGCAACAACTGATTCAGTTCCAGGATGATACCCAGACACATGTCACTTTCTATATTCCGCATATCCACTGTAGCTCCTGCCTGTGGCTACTCGAAAACCTGCACCATCTCGATGCCGGCGTTCAAAGGGTGAATGTCAATTTTGCCAAAAAAGAGGCAATGATCGTATTCCGGCAGCAGGAAACCTCGCTCAGGCATATCGCAGAAACCCTGACCAGCATTGGTTATGAGCCATATATCAGCCTGCAGGACCTCCGGCAGCAAAAACCCCGTATACAGCGCGATCTGGTCTACAGGCTGGGGGTGGCCGGATTCTGTTTCGGCAATATCATGTTGCTTAGTTTCCCGGAATACTTTTCCCACTACGGGTATGCGGACGTAAAAATGAACCACATCTTCCGCTGGCTCAACCTCACACTATCGCTACCCGTCTTCTTTTACAGCGCGCAGGTATTCTTCCGCTCCGCCTGGGGCGGTCTGAAAAGCGGCTTTCTGAATATCGACCTGCCCATCGTGCTGGCAATCATCGTCACCTTTGTCCGCAGCCTGACAGACGTTCTTACAGACAGTGGCGGCGGGTATTTCGACTCTATGACGGGCATCGTTTTCTTCATGCTCGTAGGGCGTATCCTGCAGGATAAAACCTACCAGGGCCTGTCTTTCGACCGTGATTATACCGCCTATTTCCCTATTGCCATTACCGTACTGAAAGACAAACAACAGATCCCGACCGCACTGCCGGACATCAAAACCAACGATACTTTACTGATCCATAACCAGGAACTGATCCCTGCTGACGGGATCCTGCTAAAGGGCAATGCCATTATAGATTACAGCTTTGTAACAGGAGAAGCCGTTCCCGTACAGAAAAGCACCGGAGAGATCGTGTATGCGGGAGGCAAACAGCTGGAGGGAAATATTGAAATTCTTACCATCAAAGAGGTTGCACAAAGTTACCTTACCAGTCTTTGGAACAGGGAAGAGCTCAAAAGGCCGCGGGAGAAAAAACCATCTTTTATTCACCTGCTGAGCCGCTATTTTACCTGGGTAGTACTGACCATCGCGATTATTACAGCTACATACTGGTGGGCGTACGATCCATCACGTATATGGCCTGCAGTAACCGCAGTGCTGATCGTTGCATGCCCCTGTGCCTTGTTGCTGGCGGCATCTTTCACCAATGGGCATATCCTCCGCATACTGAGCAGGCATCATTTATATCTCCGGAATGCCGATGCAATAGAAAGGCTCGCAGACGTAGACCACATTGTGTTTGACAAAACAGGCACCTTAACCGGCAAAGCCACTTCCAGCGTGTCTTACCAGGGCATGCCGCTCACTAAGGAAAAACTATGGGCCATTGGTACGCTGGCAGCACAATCCACACATCCGCTCAGTAAAATGATCGCATCTTTTTGTGGCAAGGATGAAAATCTGCCGGTGAGGAACTTCAGGTCAGTAGCAGCAAACGGTATCAGCGGCTGGGTACAGTATAATTTCATTCAACTGGGCAATGCAGCATTCACAGGCACAACCAGTAAAATAGAGACAGACGGCAGCACCGTGTATATTACTATCGACGGGCAACAGACCGGTTGCTTTATCATCCGCCATCACTACAGAGAAGGTATACCTGCACTGCTGCAACACCTGCAGAAGAAATATGCATTATCATTATTGTCCGGCGATAATGATGCTGAAGCAGCCTATCTGCAGGAAATGATGGGATCTTCTGCCAGCCTGCATTTCGCGCAGAAGCCGGCAGACAAGCTCGGCTATGTGTTATCTCTCCAGAAACAAGGCCATCGCGTACTCATGATCGGGGACGGGCTCAATGACGCAGGCGCATTGAAGCAAAGCGATGTAGGCATATCACTGACGGAAAACAGCAATAATTTCACGCCTGCCAGTGACGGCATTCTCGAAGCTGATCAGTTGATACAGCTGCCTCGTTTCATCAGGACCTGCAAGAACAACAAACGTATTATAGTCGCCACTTTCATCATCTCTCTCTTATACAATTTCATCGGCTTATTCTTTGCCGTACAGGGCATCCTCTCTCCGTTAACAGCTGCCATACTCATGCCTGCAAGCTCCATCAGCATTGTGCTGCTTACCTATGGCCTGAGCGAATGGCTGGACAGACCATGA
- the ccoS gene encoding cbb3-type cytochrome oxidase assembly protein CcoS, which yields MSVIIILLGASLLVAIFFLAAFIWSVRNGQFEDDFSPAHRVLFDTKPAESGCKSGNACSNKDCKSRICNHN from the coding sequence ATGAGCGTGATCATCATACTTCTCGGAGCCAGCCTGTTGGTGGCAATCTTCTTCCTCGCTGCATTTATATGGTCAGTCAGGAACGGACAATTTGAGGATGATTTTTCCCCTGCACACCGTGTGCTGTTCGACACAAAGCCAGCTGAAAGCGGCTGCAAATCGGGGAATGCATGCAGTAACAAGGACTGCAAGTCACGCATCTGCAATCATAATTGA
- the ccoN gene encoding cytochrome-c oxidase, cbb3-type subunit I, with protein MSLEKFSYDNRTVKWFAYACIGWGLIGMLAGLWAALALVLPDLNLGYAPTTFGRLRPVHTNAVIFAFVGNGIFMGVYYSLQRLCKTRMFSDVLSKIHFWGWQAIIAGGAITLFMGCTTGKEYAELEWPFDIAITLVWVVFGANMLGTILRRREAHLYVAIWFYIGTWVAIAMLHIVNSFEMPVSFLKSYSWYAGVQDALVQWWYGHNAVAFFLTTPYLGLMYYFVPKAANRPVYSYRWSIIHFWALIFIYIWAGPHHLLYTALPEWAQSLGTVFSIMLIAPSWGGMLNGLLTLRGAWDRVREDAILKFFVVALTCYGMATFEGPMLSLKNVNAISHYTDWTIAHVHVGALGWNGFLTFGILYWLLPRLFTTELYSRKWANTHFWLGTLGIIFYVIPLYWAAFTQSMMWKQFTPEGQLKFQFLETVNTIIPMYALRGLGGILYISGVILMIVNLAKTVRRGSFVANEPAEAAPLPKVIQTHGKAHWHNWIERRPIQLAVFSLVVVAIGGILELIPTFLVRSNIPTITSVKPYTPLELHGRDVYIREGCYTCHSQMIRPFRDEVARYGEYSKAGEFIYDHPFQWGSKRTGPDLARIGGKYPDSWHYNHMLDPTSMSPGSIMPQYPWLFDDKTDKAKTPAMINAMRKLGVPYPAGYELQANADMAKQAQEISAALKKDKLEVAPDKEIVALIAYLQRLGADIKNPVVAEKK; from the coding sequence ATGTCTCTCGAAAAGTTTTCGTACGATAACCGTACCGTGAAATGGTTTGCATACGCCTGTATCGGCTGGGGGCTGATCGGTATGCTGGCCGGGTTGTGGGCTGCGCTGGCGCTGGTGTTGCCCGACCTTAACCTGGGTTATGCACCTACAACATTTGGTCGTCTAAGACCCGTACACACCAATGCTGTCATTTTCGCCTTTGTAGGTAATGGCATCTTTATGGGTGTGTATTATTCATTACAACGCCTGTGTAAAACACGCATGTTCAGCGATGTACTGAGTAAGATACATTTCTGGGGATGGCAAGCCATCATTGCCGGAGGCGCTATCACATTATTCATGGGCTGCACTACCGGTAAGGAATATGCAGAGCTGGAATGGCCTTTCGACATCGCCATTACACTGGTCTGGGTCGTGTTTGGAGCGAATATGCTCGGTACCATCCTCCGCCGTCGTGAAGCGCATCTGTATGTGGCTATCTGGTTCTACATCGGCACATGGGTGGCTATTGCCATGCTGCACATCGTGAACTCGTTCGAGATGCCGGTATCTTTCCTGAAAAGCTATTCCTGGTATGCAGGCGTGCAGGATGCACTGGTACAATGGTGGTATGGACATAATGCGGTGGCATTCTTTCTGACCACTCCTTACCTCGGACTGATGTACTACTTCGTACCGAAGGCTGCCAACAGACCGGTGTATTCGTATCGCTGGTCCATCATTCACTTCTGGGCACTGATCTTTATCTACATCTGGGCGGGACCTCACCACCTTTTATATACAGCCTTACCTGAGTGGGCGCAATCCCTGGGCACTGTATTCTCTATTATGCTGATCGCACCATCCTGGGGCGGTATGCTGAATGGCTTGCTTACACTGCGTGGTGCGTGGGACCGCGTAAGGGAAGACGCCATCCTGAAATTCTTTGTAGTAGCGCTGACCTGTTATGGTATGGCTACATTCGAAGGACCGATGCTGTCACTGAAGAATGTGAACGCCATCAGTCACTATACCGACTGGACCATCGCACACGTACACGTAGGTGCCTTGGGCTGGAACGGATTCCTGACATTCGGTATCCTGTACTGGTTATTACCTCGTCTTTTCACTACTGAACTATATTCCCGTAAATGGGCCAATACGCACTTCTGGCTGGGCACACTGGGTATCATTTTCTATGTGATCCCATTGTACTGGGCTGCGTTCACACAAAGCATGATGTGGAAACAGTTCACACCGGAAGGACAGCTGAAATTCCAGTTCCTCGAAACAGTGAATACCATCATTCCGATGTATGCGCTGCGCGGCCTGGGTGGTATATTGTATATCAGCGGTGTGATACTGATGATCGTGAACCTCGCCAAGACCGTACGCCGTGGCTCTTTTGTAGCAAATGAACCTGCTGAAGCAGCGCCATTGCCAAAAGTGATTCAGACACATGGCAAAGCTCACTGGCATAACTGGATCGAGCGCAGGCCTATACAGCTGGCCGTTTTCAGCCTGGTAGTAGTAGCAATAGGAGGTATTCTCGAACTGATCCCTACCTTCCTTGTAAGAAGCAATATTCCTACCATCACCAGCGTAAAACCATATACACCGCTTGAACTGCATGGCCGCGATGTATATATCCGCGAGGGTTGCTATACCTGCCACTCACAGATGATCCGTCCTTTCCGCGATGAAGTAGCGCGTTATGGTGAATATTCCAAAGCTGGTGAATTCATTTATGACCATCCTTTCCAGTGGGGTTCAAAAAGAACTGGTCCGGACCTGGCCAGGATAGGAGGAAAGTACCCGGATTCATGGCACTACAACCACATGCTGGATCCTACGTCTATGTCTCCCGGCTCTATTATGCCACAATATCCCTGGTTGTTCGATGATAAAACAGACAAGGCAAAGACACCTGCTATGATCAACGCTATGCGCAAGCTGGGCGTACCATATCCTGCAGGATATGAATTGCAGGCCAATGCAGATATGGCTAAACAGGCACAGGAAATAAGCGCCGCATTAAAGAAGGACAAGCTGGAAGTAGCGCCGGATAAAGAGATCGTTGCGCTTATTGCTTACCTGCAACGCCTGGGCGCCGATATCAAAAATCCTGTGGTGGCAGAGAAAAAATAA